In one Bufo gargarizans isolate SCDJY-AF-19 chromosome 11, ASM1485885v1, whole genome shotgun sequence genomic region, the following are encoded:
- the MGAT2 gene encoding alpha-1,6-mannosyl-glycoprotein 2-beta-N-acetylglucosaminyltransferase, translating into MRCRIYKRKVVVLALVVVACGLALWSSGKQKKDAVQDAELEKPHSRVHVSPGIRKMANESAAEKVQKPEVDNMTLVYRSVVFQLNFDQTVKNADTIKRPADDVVIVVQVHNRPEYLRYLLESLRRAKGIENVLLIFSHDYWSPEINQIVAGVDFCQVLQIFFPFSIQLYPNEFPGHDPKDCPRDIEKKDAIRLGCINAEYPDSFGHYREAKFSQTKHHWWWKLHFVWEKIKALKDHKGLVLLIEEDHYLAPDFYYVLKKMWNRKNEECPDCDVLTLGTYTRLQTFSEKADKVEVKTWKSTEHNMGMAMSRDTYQRLIQCTDAFCSYDDYNWDWTLQHLTVTCLPKFWKVLVPEVPRIYHTGSCGMHHKKSCKPTTESAKLEALFTGNQDYLFPENLVISKRYSMAALSPHVKNGGWGDIRDHELCKSYRRLQ; encoded by the coding sequence ATGAGGTGCCGAATATATAAAAGGAAAGTCGTCGTCCTCGCTCTGGTGGTGGTAGCCTGCGGCTTGGCCCTGTGGAGCAGCGGGAAACAAAAGAAAGACGCTGTGCAAGACGCTGAGCTGGAGAAGCCGCACAGCAGGGTGCATGTGTCACCGGGGATCAGGAAAATGGCCAACGAGTCCGCGGCGGAGAAAGTACAGAAGCCGGAAGTGGATAACATGACCCTGGTGTACAGATCGGTGGTTTTCCAGCTTAACTTTGACCAAACCGTTAAAAATGCGGACACCATAAAACGCCCTGCGGACGATGTAGTGATCGTAGTGCAGGTGCACAATCGTCCCGAGTACTTGCGCTACCTCCTGGAGTCTCTGCGCAGAGCCAAGGGCATAGAGAACGTCTTGTTGATATTCAGCCACGACTACTGGTCGCCGGAAATTAACCAGATTGTCGCCGGTGTAGATTTTTGTCAAGTGCTTCAGATATTTTTCCCTTTCAGCATCCAGCTCTACCCGAATGAATTCCCGGGGCATGACCCTAAGGATTGTCCCAGAGACATCGAGAAGAAGGACGCCATCAGGCTCGGCTGCATCAACGCCGAATACCCCGACTCGTTCGGACATTACAGAGAAGCCAAGTTCTCCCAGACGAAGCATCACTGGTGGTGGAAGCTGCACTTTGTCTGGGAGAAGATAAAAGCCTTGAAAGACCACAAGGGTCTGGTCCTGTTAATCGAAGAAGATCATTACCTGGCCCCCGACTTTTATTACGTCCTCAAGAAGATGTGGAACAGGAAGAACGAGGAATGCCCCGATTGTGACGTCTTGACCCTCGGGACCTACACCCGGCTCCAGACGTTCTCCGAGAAAGCAGATAAAGTGGAGGTGAAGACTTGGAAGTCGACAGAACACAACATGGGGATGGCCATGAGCAGGGACACCTACCAGAGACTCATCCAGTGCACGGACGCGTTTTGCTCTTACGACGACTATAACTGGGActggaccctccagcatctgACTGTAACTTGTCTTCCTAAGTTCTGGAAAGTTCTGGTCCCCGAGGTTCCCAGGATTTATCACACGGGAAGCTGTGGAATGCACCATAAGAAATCATGTAAACCGACGACAGAAAGTGCCAAACTGGAGGCTCTGTTCACAGGCAACCAGGATTACCTGTTCCCCGAAAACCTAGTGATCAGCAAGCGATACTCCATGGCGGCCTTGTCGCCTCACGTGAAAAATGGCGGATGGGGCGACATTAGAGACCACGAGTTATGTAAGAGCTATCGCAGACTGCAGTGA